TTCTAGAAAgacctcagctctgcctctgcaaagCCCAAACAAGGCAAATATGAACATGCGAAGCTGGGTCTTGGGAACCAACCACTTCTTGGCTACTCCTGCTTTCAGGCAGGTCAGGTATGGAAGAGACAGAATTATTCACTCAAGACTGAGCAAAACCACTGTTAAATCAGTAAATAGAACCCCACTTCTGGATGTGACTCATAATCAGTATGACAACTGCCATTCCTGGTTTTCTAGAGCTGTATTTAAGATTTGTTTTCAATTTACTTTTTCATATACagttaaaaaaaggaaactgTTACAAAAGTCTTAGAAATGTTTTCTGAGAATATTTCAGAAAACTGATGGATACAAAAACCTGTCATTACATTCAAGAAAATTGTGTGTTGGTCACAATCCTGCAGCAAGTCCATGTCAACACATAACCTGTGTTCAAACACAAGCCAGCTCCTACCCGCCTAATTCTGCTCATTTGTGCCTATTGATTTCCACTACATGATTTCAAATAGTTGCCAGAGTATTTCACAAGAATCTCCAGAAGAAATTGTCAGAAACAATTACttgatgaaggatgctgtgtAACTAATGCCATTTTGTAACTAACTGCAACAAACATAAATCTCTGTAGGCAGATAGTCCTACAGGCCATTGGTACATTGAACAGGAAATGTAAACAAGGTAGGTTTGTCAGTCAAATATCCCAAGGTACTAAAGACCCCATAGCAGATGCCCTTTTCAGCCTATCACAGTGACAATCACACCGTGCTTTTTCACTGTCTGCACTGATTGTTCTTTGTGTCGCTCCCACTCCTCATCCTCTTTGTCCAGATCAAAAGTTTCTGGATAAATGGGCAGCTTGTCTTTGGGACACTCCTCATAGTAACTTCGAACGTATTTTCCAATAGACCACCCTTTGTATTCCTCAGGCATTTTGCACTCGAGGCCATTGTAGTGGACGTTGTAGTGATGCTTCAACCAGTAGAAAAGATAATGAATGTTGTAATCACATCTCCAAGGATTCTCTCTCAGCCACAGTATTTTCAGGAAGTAAAGATCTTCCAATACTCCATATTCAAAATTCTGCAAGCTGTTGTTTGATAGATCCAGCTCCTCTAAGTTATTGAGGCCCGAGAAAGCAGCTAGTTAGCAGAAAAATAGTTATCAGTACCTTCTAAATAAAACCATTTTCATTATTATACATGTATTAATTGTTTTTCTGCAAAAGGCTACAAAAAAGACTTCAAAGACTGAGCATTAAAATGTGGCTCATGCCTTGACAAGCAATGTATTGCTGTAAAAATATTTGCTTTAGAGGATTTGTGCTGCTGGTAAAGTTAAAAAACACTGAATTGACATGTGTGAAGGTAGACAAAGGTGAATGAATGCTTGATTTGCTCATGAGagccatcacagaatgctagggattGTTCatccttgaacaacctggtctagtggaattGGATGATATTTAAGGTCACTTTCAACCCAACCAGTTTTATGAACATATGAAATATAGTGCAAACCATTACTCTATGCATAGTTACAAAAGGTAAAATTTGCAACAATGTCTAGTTTTTTAGATCCTTTCCCCCCATTTGTATCTGATAGACATGTTATCACAATTTGTAGTCAATAAAACACAAATGCCtgtttaataaatattttaaatgacTCTTACCAGGATCAATGTAAGCTATTCCATTACTGTTCAGGTTTAGTATCTTCAGTTCACTGACATCTTCAAACTCTTTCGCTCGTAGCTGTCTAATTTTGTTGTGGGACAAGTCAAGTTTAACTATGTCTGGAGGAATGTTGCCTGGAACTTTCTTTAAAtcttaaaaattaaaaagacaTAACTTGCATCAGCCTTGGATGATTTTCAGTGCTTAGATATCACTGATACATGCCACACAGAGTTCTGTCAGTCTAGCATTCTTtctaattttctttcctttaatcCCCTCTACTACTGTCAATGTGTTTTTTCAACTTctgaatttcacagtatcaacaaggttggaagagacctcacagatcaagtccaaccctttaccacaattctcaaggctagaccatggcaccaagtgccacgtctgTGCAAGATTTTGTCCCTTCATTAGTTCCTGTAGTAAAAGCCACTTTCTGTGGTTTATGTTTCTGTTTTAGTAGAACTGTACTATTCGTTGTCATAGGGGCCAGTTAGATAGTGAAGCTAATATACTAATAAATGTATGTGAGAAGGGCTTGAAACCAGAGTAACTGTATGAAAAAATGTTCACTAGTAGATGAACATTGCCTGTTATGCTGCCCTTCATATCTTGTTTTGTGCTACCAAAAGGTGAAATGTTCTAAATACTATCAGCAATAAAAATGCTGGTTGTTACAGTATTTGTAGTAACATTTGTCATTATAATGATACTGCTGTAGCTGAAGTTGTGTGGTGCTTTATTACTGTTTCAGATTTCATGTTTATTAGGATACTTACAGTTACCTTGTGTGCAGGCAGCACCCTGGAATTCTCTCTGCCTTTATCACTGGCATTGCCAAGGTAGCCAAGCCCCTTTCAGTCACCTGTGCATATCCTTGCAATGTCTCTTGAAAGAGTTATAGAAAGAGTAGCTTCTAGTCCAGTGGTAAGGACACATTCTTGAGAAGTTCAAACTGTGGCTTGAATCCTCTCAGGATAATGTTAATAAATTTGATCTCCAGAATGTGTTTACTCAGTGAGTGTTCAGATCCTGGGCTCTTGTAACAAGAAGATGAGTGGATCTCGTAACCGTTTTTGAATGAAAGCAAGCAGTTTCTGGGTCTGTGCTGAAATGTGTATTGTAAGTGTATTTCTTGATGTCTGAAATGTCTAATGCATCAGCTGTTCTTGAGACTAGAACAACATTTAAAAGCCTCAGATCTAGTTTGGAGTAGGGCTTTGGtattataaatacataaatactGCAACTGCTCCAGCCTGTTCTCATTGGAGCACTTCCTGCTTGTGCAGATAATCAAAGTTTCAGGGCCTATTTATCACCCAGTTAATGCTTGAATATAGATTTGCAGAGATTGGCAGTACTAGAAAGCAGAGTTTTTTCAACTGCTTTTGCAAATGCAAATTCTTTTCCAGAAGAACAAACAGAAGCTACTTTTGCTTCcagttttctttgcttttttggtAAGACAGAATCAAGGATGCAGGATATTTTCATTCTGAAAGATGTGGCATAtcactgctctgatgagacAAGTTCTTCAAAGAGGAGAAGATACACATGGTTATATGTGTTTTTACAATGCTTCTTTAATGACTTTAACTGAAAGCTGCTGACCTATTGTCCTGTCTTCTTAGAGACACATGGTACTGGTACACTGCTTGTCCCTCGAGCTGCTCCATTGGAAAGAAATAATAGATTGCAGCTTTTCATGTCATCTTACTCCTTTGGCAACCAATGCATCTTCCCTCCTATTCTGAAATCTTGCCTATGTGAatttagagatttttttccttccaggatTTTAAGTGCATTATACCACTGTTTCTGAtgaaaattccagtgaaattGTGCATCTGCTGCACAGCAATTATATGCAAAGACAGTAAGTGCAATACTTTCATCAAAGATTGCCATGTGTTCAGAAATCCCAAATGTCCATGGGATGTCTGCATCCAGCTGTCAAGCATATGCACAATAGATCTGTTACTTCCTAAAAGATACTGAATGTACTCAATGTGTCTATACCAGACAGTCAGGAGGTCCTGCTCTGAAAGGCTTAGTTCCTAACCTTAAGAAAGGAGTCCCTGTACCCTTTAATACAGTCATGTAGAGGTCAAATAACTTTCTTCCTTCATTATTAGTGCTAAAGATagtaaaatgtattttaaaatgctgCAAAAGACTGAAACTGCCATGAAGAGCAGGCCATACTGAATGTTTTATGaagtagagagaaaaaaagtaatGTTTTCCTTGCCAAAAGTTTTTGAGTTGAATGTTCATATATTCAGCACTTCCCTTTGGTACCACTAAATGAGGAGAGCCAGAAAGTCAGTGCATTCTTATACTAAGATTATAATATATCCCTAGGTTTTGTTCCATAGTGCAGTTTACTGGAGCCATAAAGTAATGAGATAATTAAAAACCTGTGAAGCATAATTAGGATTGCAGTATTTAATTGATTAATAAAGTAGGTAAACATGAAGGAAGAAATAAATGTtagccaataaaaaatgtaaaTCTTAAATAAAAAATCTATAGTGTCTGCATggtagaagagagagaaaagtgagcCACAGGTAGAGGAAAGGAATTTAACAGAGGTAAAAAAGTGAAAAATGTGGGCTCTTTGTTCTGACATGATGACATGACAGACCGTGTAATCAAATATCTAAATGGTTAATTCTTTATACTTAGATACTGCCTCCTTATTTTGGCTTCTGTGCTTGTCTCTGCCATTAAGAGCCACGAATAAGGGCACACAGAGTTGTTATATAAATGTAAGTCACTGCAAAGGCAAACAGAAGTTTAGCAAACACCCAGCAAGAAACGAGTGGGCAAACCATGGTCTGGTATCATaggctgtgctgcacagaagttgggaaaaaaatcctctctaGTTTGGCTACTTCTAGCAATACTTTTCAAACTTGAGATGCTAAAGAATGGCCCTTTTCTgaattgttttgttgtttgctttgtttcattATGGGATAAAATATGGGAAATAGGAAGTAGGAATAAATATGCACTTCTGTGTTGCTCTGTGCCCCAGCTGCTTTACCCCTAAGGCTTAACCGTGACTTTTAGGAGCCTGGGAAGGATTTCAGAATGGAATGAATCCAAGTGTCTGAAAAACATTTCTTGAAGGCCCTTCAAATTTGAAATGTTTGCTCGGTGCTGAGAGGAAGAGCACGAAGGATGTATTTCTTTATGAACACAAGCATACAGTTTCTTCCCTTAGTGGAAGAAACCTTGCCCAGAAATATGAGTGTGCAAAGGCTCTCCTTTGGGCATTGttagcacagctggcagctccggTCCTGCTTCATATCTCGCTTCTGTCAAAGGTGTTGCTATCTTTGTGTTTGTAcattgagaagaaaaaaaaggcactttGTGCTGTTCTCTACCACTAAAGCAATTTCAGCACAGCTGTAATATAGCTGATGAGTGTGTTTGTAAAATCAGACTAGTGAGGTGCTGGTCTTTCAGGAACTTTATTATGTGCATAACTTTGTTCCTCTTGGTTTATGTTTGATACCTCATACTGGATCACTAAAAAATTCCAGTCTGTGGAGATGGGgctgcagagtagagggaaaatgcaaaataaaaatCCTACTTATTGCTTGTAGTTATGAGGGAAAAACAATTAACAGCATTAGTTTAAGTAAAGCAAATATTAGACTAGTATTGTGTTAGTATATGTAAATAATACGTGGATAGATGCAGCAAGGGAGCAAGGCTATTGAAATCATTCCTGGAGTTACAAGGATAGATACAAACCTTTCCTTTGGCAGTTCAGAGTTGGTGCAGGAAACACATACATGTGGCACAAAGAGGAATCAAATTCTGGTTTGACAACTTCAGGCTTCTGCTTTATGTTTTGGGGCTCCTGCCTGTCCTCTTCAGTACACAGCTGTTCAGCTTTTATCTGCTTTAGTTTTTGATTTTTCAGTTCTATTGGATGCACACACTTGGCATAATTTCCCAGATTCCTGTTTGTTGGAACCTGCAGCATTGTAATGAGAGTTTCTAGTTCACAGTTGCAATGCCAGGGATTATCATAAAGACGCAGGTAGTTTAGTCTAGGTGTATAAATAAAAATCTCCTCGGATAAGCTCTTAATTTGGTTATGCTGCAGCAAGAGTGTAGTAAGCTTATTCAACCCAAAAAAAGCCTCACTCTCAATTTTAGATATCTCATTCTGTTGTAAATCCAGACTTTTCAGCACTTTATATTTGGAAAACATATTGTTTTTCAGTTTACGAATCCTGTTTCTTGCAAGCAGCATATGTTTTAAATCCTCTGGCCAATCAGGTGCCACAAAAACCAGCTTTCTTTCCTGACAGTCTAGGTATTTCTCATGAACATAAGTGTATATTTCACATGGCAGCTCTTGGGCACTGCGCTTAGCAGGGCTAGGTGCTTTTCTTAAGATGTTTTCCCTTTCATGGTTTCTCGGACTCCTGTTCCTTGTCTTCCTACAATCAAATGCTTTACAAAGGAGGAGGAGTAGTGTAATAGTAACTACTTGCATCCTGACATTCAGCTGGCCCTAAGTGTTTTCTGTGACAGCTGGAACAGTTGAAATTTTTGGATAGTCTAAGTCAGTGGTGAACAGATCTGAGGAGGCACAGCTGGGGTATGTGGGATCCCTGTgttggaagaaaaataaaagattaAATCAGATTAAACAGGCATTTTCATGGAGGACTGTACATAACACACAACATTTAGTCAAGTACTCAATCATCACACTACTTGGAGCTTCACAAATACTTTAAAGATTTAATGGACTACCTcttgtttttgttggttttgccaTCTCTGCTCTGTTGTCAGTTATTTTGGTTGAACATGAGATACTGTATAGACCAGTTTCTAATTGATTTTTGTTAGAAGGTTCTTGCATATTCAGTTAAACAGCACCAGGATGAATCTTCTTTGTATTTAAGTTAATCTTGGAAGATGAGCATGAAAAACAAGCTGGAAGCTGAAACTTTGCAGCTTTCTGGCTTTGACCCATTGGAACACACACAAGAGCCAAACCAGAGAAAGTCATGCAGTGACCCCAGGTTCAAACTGCACTCAAGTATGAAAAGGACTGTGAAAAGGTTGAGTCTCGATTCATCATAACTAGCCCTGCTACTACCATGTGCATTTCATGGCCCATGCTAGTAGGCAAAGTTGGCAGAGCTCTGAGGAGGACCCATAAATAGTCTTTTGTAAGACTCTGTGAGGCTCTATGTCATTAAGCTCAGGCAGAGTGCAAAGAGAACCTGCAGGTCCTGGCTATGGCCTGTTTCAAACcacttccaggtcctcctgCAAAGGCAAAGTGCAGAAAGGCAAGCCAGAAGCTCTTGCCTTTTCAAGGAAGCCAAATACAATCATTAGGAATTATTGTTAGGTCAAGACAAGGACTACTCCCTGCAAGCACGTCCAGAATTGCCTCAGTATTTTTAGTAATGTTTTGGCCTGAAATTACTGTAGGACTCCTGTGTACTGCCCTTTTCCTTAATTTTCAGTGAATTTGGGCCACAAAGTTGTGTTTCCTTAGAAGCATTTTAACCCCTCAGCCTTTTGTATTTTCTAATTTTTTTCTGTCCCACAAAATTCCTACTTCTGCTGGTGTAATTATTTCTGGAACTATCTGTAAAttctttgttgtttggtttaacTGCTTAGTTACTGTCTCTGTATGAGTGTGGACATCTTTATGTTCAGTTTTTTTGACCTTAGCACCTGGGAAGGTATTGAATGCTAATCTTGAGTGCAGGTCATCTCACAGCTCTTCTCTTTCTAAACCACCATGGTTTGAGACTtgggaaattttttttttaacctgaagAAAAGGTGACATAATAAAACAACTAATACCAGGTAAAAATCTTttcaatgaaaaataaaagggtGATTTTTTAGACAGTTCTTAGATTGGTTTAAAAGAGGTCTTGACTTCAGGGTATTCTTAGTATGTATGCAGTTCTTACTTAGTGGACAGATGGAGCAATCCTGTCCATGTgtcctacagctacctgaagggacattgtagccaggtgggggttggcctcttctcccaggcaaccagcaagagaacaagaggacacagtctcaggttgtgtcggggtaggtataggctggatgttaggaggaagttcttcccagagagagtgattggcattggaatgggctgcccagggaagtggtggaggcaccgtccctggaggtgttcaagaaaagcctggatgaggcactcggtgccacagtctagttgagtggataggtctgggtgctaggttggactggctgatcttggaggtctcttccaacctggttgattctatgattctatgattctactgcatCCCTCTTAACCACGTGGCCAGTTGTTAACAGTATCTTTGGAAAACCACTAActgctttcttccttttgttcctGTAGCTGCCAGTTGTCTGCCTGCATTTGAGTTCTGTTATTTCACAGTGAGAATGAATGTCGACAGTGCAAGTTTATctcttacattaaaaaaaaggacATTTGATTTGTTACTTTTTTTGGCAGCTGTATGCTTATCAACGTAAATTAATCATGTGTTTTAGTAACTTGAATCCTAACTGGGATGCCTTGTGTGGTTTACAACTGTTCATCTTTCTGATAGTAGAATAACTTAGTCTGTCCAGGAGAGctcagaaacagaaaaagaactTGGGGGAGGAAAGGTAGTAACTGTGgagtctttcctcctcctttccatctCTTTGGTCTGAAGTGGACTTGTTATATTCTATCTGCTTACTAAACTATACTAATCTCTCCTACCAAAGtgagaatcgtagaatcatagaatcaaccaggttggaagagacctccaagatcagccagtccaaactagcacccagccctatccagtcaactagaccatggcaccaaatgcctcatccaatcttttcttgaacacctccagggacgttgcctccaccacctccctgggcagcccattccaatgccaatcactctctctgtgaagaactttctcctaacatccagcctagacctaccctggcacaacttgagactgtgtccccttgttctcttgctggttgcctgagagaagaggccaccccccacctggctacaatgtcccttcaggtagttgtaaacagcaatgaggttccccctgagcctcctcttctccaggctaaacaaccccagctccctcagcctctcctcatagggtttgtgttccaggcccctcactagcttggttgcccttctctggacatgttccagcacctcaacatctctcttgaattgaggggcccagaactgaacataggactcaaggtgtggcctgaccagtgttgagtacaggggaagaataacctcccttgtcctactggccacactgttcctgatgcaggccaggatgccattggctctcttggccacctgggcacacatcttcagcctactatctaccaataccccgaagtccctttcctcctggctgctttcaggaGCATGTTCACATGTGAACCTGCACATATTGTATCACATTTAGTGCTAGGACACAAAACATGTAAGATAGATGCCATTTCTGGGGTGTAGCAGCCTTAATGATGGTTTTAATTGGTTAGGTTCTTTTGACCTGTGCAATTCCTCTCAGTTTTGTCCTTATCTTCAAAAAGGCTCTGAGTTGGCACTACAAGTTAGCAGTGAAGTCATAGTCCCTAGAGAACAAAGTATACAGATTTGTTGTTGTATTAATGCTTGGTTGTAATTAAAAATAGGTGTGTGGCTTACCATGTGAAAATGTGTTTTAAGAgataataaataatttttaacTCTTATCAATCTTTCTTACTGGATTTTCCATATTAGGTACATAAGGACGTGTCAGGACACTTTGTTCATTTCAGTTTAAACAAATCAGTTCTTTTTAAAGATCACTTTAAGGCAAAAAGTATTGCTATGTTTAACTGCAGTTTTCACATCTTTACCCTGGAGGATAGACTCCAAATTTGGCAGAAGAGTGGCCAAAGGGATGTTTTGAGTGTTGTTTCTAGTGTCAGACATCTAGCTTTCATTGTTTTGTTAAAATTGCAACAATCTCTGTAAAACAGGAGTTTCTAAAAGTAAGAGATTATGCATACAGAGAAGAGATTGTCTCAGGCAGCTGATTCTCTGAAATTCCATGCTTGCAGAAAATAAGCAGGACTTTTATTGCAATTGATCTGATTGCTATACCTCAAccttcaaagaagaaaaaaatcatatatATAATTAGGTACTGGTGCCATCATATATGGATGTGAGGGATAGATAAACTGAAGTGGAAAATTTAATTTTGGCATTTCCTAACTCCAAATCACTTAAGTAATTTCTTGGTCCTTTGATAACATAGGACTGAAAAGAGCTTAGTTTCTATGCAAGCCATTAGTTGGTGGAGTGTAAGCTGAGACACTTCCTCAGAACAACTTACTCCAGTTTTGTATTCTAGTCTTgggtttttgtgttttcttctcaATAATATGCCATGGTTTCAGGGGTGGACTGAAACTTTAGTAGAAATACTGACATTTGTGTTGTGCACTGAGGGTTTGAACTGGTGAGCTTTAAtgggactcttttttttttaggtgaATGTAAGAATTTGCAAGATTTAAATCTCTCTGAATGCCAGGGGTTAAGTGTGAGTACTCCTGACTTTTCCCACAAACTCTTATTTATACATTTATACCAAGAAAGAAGATTTTTAATGAATCCTTTTCAAATCTGTAGAATCATTTAAAAACTGCAGAATCATCTTGCTACATAATACTTGCTAtatgatatcacagtatcaccaaggttggaagagacctcacagatcatcaagtccaaccctctaccacagagctcaaggctagaccatggcaccaagtgccacgtccaatcctgccttgaacagctccagggacggcgactccaccacctccccgggcagcccattccagtgtccaatgactctctcagtgaagaactttctcctcacctccagcctaaatttcccctggtgtagcttgaggctgtgtcctcttgttctggtgctggccgcctaagagaagagagcaacctcctcctggctacaaccacccttcaggtagttgtagacagcagtaaggtctcccctgagcctcctcttctccaggctaaacaatcccagctccctcagcctctcctcgtagggctgtgctcaaggcctctcaccagcctcgtcgcccttctctggacacgctcaagcatctccatgtccctcctaaactggggggcccagaactgaacacagtactcaaggtgtggtctaaccagtgcagagtacaggggcagaatgacctccctgctcctgctggccacactattcctgatacagta
This Pogoniulus pusillus isolate bPogPus1 chromosome 4, bPogPus1.pri, whole genome shotgun sequence DNA region includes the following protein-coding sequences:
- the LRRC17 gene encoding leucine-rich repeat-containing protein 17, whose protein sequence is MQVVTITLLLLLCKAFDCRKTRNRSPRNHERENILRKAPSPAKRSAQELPCEIYTYVHEKYLDCQERKLVFVAPDWPEDLKHMLLARNRIRKLKNNMFSKYKVLKSLDLQQNEISKIESEAFFGLNKLTTLLLQHNQIKSLSEEIFIYTPRLNYLRLYDNPWHCNCELETLITMLQVPTNRNLGNYAKCVHPIELKNQKLKQIKAEQLCTEEDRQEPQNIKQKPEVVKPEFDSSLCHMYVFPAPTLNCQRKDLKKVPGNIPPDIVKLDLSHNKIRQLRAKEFEDVSELKILNLNSNGIAYIDPAAFSGLNNLEELDLSNNSLQNFEYGVLEDLYFLKILWLRENPWRCDYNIHYLFYWLKHHYNVHYNGLECKMPEEYKGWSIGKYVRSYYEECPKDKLPIYPETFDLDKEDEEWERHKEQSVQTVKKHGVIVTVIG